The genomic segment GTCTCtttcacatttaaaactgaTAAATTGAGATAAATTAATATATACAGTTGCAACAAAAAGTAGATATGAAtagtgatctgatcttcaccaaagtcacaaatatcaacaagcacaatatttctaagctcaTAAACGAAAACCAGTAATGATCTTTAGGGTTATATTTGCATCCCTCTACATGCAATTACAGTGCAAAGTGATCCAAACTTTAACCCTCACAGGATaggccgaaaggacaaaaaaaaattaagtaaatgcTTCTTGCCTACCTCTTTACTAATGAGAGTTCAAGGAGTCACACTGGCTCAGACATCAGGACAACCCGATGAAAAGTGGGCTActggaacaaaaacaagagaTTCATGGACAACACCTAAAATATTGGAATGCTACTCCAATGCCATTCATTCAGAGGATGTTGGACCTATGGATACTTCAAAACCCAACATCTAGACTAACATCAAAACAACTAGTAGCACATTATTCTAATTTCTGAAGGAAGCATCTGCTATCACAACTAGAGATTGATGGGGTAAAACACAGACGGCAAAGGTGAGCCAGGAAGATAGGTCAGGGGGGAAACATCATCATTAGATATCCTTAATTAAGTTCCAAGCTTCAATAACAAGCCCAGACAAGCTTATTCCAAGGGCTAAGATGGACACCTGGAACCTCTATGACTGTTTAGAATAATGAAGTGCCTTCTGAAAGTTTACTAGATGATGTGAATGCAGCACTGCAAACAATTCTTACTACGACCATCACTGAGACCAACAAGCTGATATATGATGAGACATGATAATCGTAAGCATCCTTGATTCTTGGCTAAGGATAAGTATCCTCCATGGAGAAGAAGGTTGGAGGCCAGTTATATATTATACAGTCATGTGCATAATTTAGTACCCCCTCTTATAATTCAGTTTATGGgggataaaaacataataaaaatcagGTCTATGGTCTAAGTATTAGGGGAAAAACAACCTCAGCTGAAAAGTAACATAACTTTTTACTCAAGGctatcatttttttaacaaaaatgaagccaaacagaaaaaaaaaagtgggcaATACGTACCACTCACTGCTTTCATAAGATTTAAGACGGGAagttttggcagtttgctggtctggagcattcagatttgtgttaacacaatgccaaaacaaaaatacatcagCAATGCTCTTAAAGAAGCAATTGTTGCTGCACATCAATAGATAAAGGACTATAAAACAATTTCCAAATGTGCAATTCAATGTTATACACTGAGAAAAATCATTTATTAGTGGGAAGTAATCTGTCCAGGAGTGGACGCCCAAACGCATTCACGCCAAGGTGAGACTGCAATGCTCagaaaaataccaaaataaacaaagaactACACCTTAGACCCTACAAGCCTCACTGATCATGATAAATGATCAAATGATTAAAGTCCATGATAACACAATtagacaaaaactgaacaagAACAGTTTGTTTGAAAGGGATGCCAGGAAAAACCCTCTTCTGTCTAAAAAGAACACAAGAGCAAAACTGAGGTTAGCTAAACTTTATCTGAGCAAAGCACAAGGCTTCTGGAACAATGTCCTATTGCCAGATGAGTCCAAAGTGCATTGTAAATTCTAATTAGTTAACCTTACAtggaaaaacatgcaaaccattTGCCAATTATCTAGTGCTCAGATCAGTCCCATCATAATGGAAATTGTTCTTCACACTGCACTCATTTCACATAAAcgggaaatgtatttttacttgcagcagtgcatttttgaaaaatgtaatcctCTATCTGTCCTTAGAAAATGTCAGCAAAGGATTTTCCAAGTGCAGAAAAAGGTCAAGGGTCAATTTCACTGGGTTTATGAATTTCACCAGGATGCTTTGACCCGATTAATGCTTACCTCCATGACCCTGTTAATACCAGCCTAACTGGTTTCCGTGCAGACTGAGCACCTTTTTGTGAACTACTGCCTCCCACTGGTTAAGTAGTGTCATTGCCTCATTTTATGCTATTGTACTTGATTGTTATAAGTTAGCTTCACTCTAGTAGAACTAGTAAGAAGCTCATACtttggcgcaggaggtagagcagtcgtccaccaatcccacagttgttggttcctCCAgtcacgtcgaagtgtccttgagcaagaccctgaacaccaacttagttgctcctgggaGTGgtggccagttgcatagcagctcccctattggtgtgtgagtgtgtgtgcgattgtgagtgcgaactaatgaatgagaagcaatataaagtgctttgagtgcatTAGAACCATCTATTCTTATAATGccctccagtatgactccactgcCCACTTTGACCGCAATAATAACCAGAttgtagaattatcacctttctgacagtttctacataaaaacagagaaattataaaCCTGTAAATGTAGACTTCAAGGCAGAGCCACAGTATTGGAGTGCATAAATTGTAGAGATGCTCATAATGTTAGTGTATAAATATATACCCGCTTCACGTAATCAAAGCTCAAAGCTGTTCAGATTTTCACTGGCGCAGTGCTGCTGTGGTTGACATCTGTAACAgctattgtgtgtttgtataagtCCCTTATAGCCAGTGTTCTGTCTATTTTATGTACTATTTAAACTGTGGGGTATTTACAGGACATACACTGGGTCTTGTGTACTGTCATTGCTGGTAGAATATATAGTATatgtatacagtacatggaTCATTTTACAGGTTGTCATCCCATGTTCACTAGCCTTTGTGTTGAAtctgtaattaaaaatgaacaaagaggCATTTTTGAAGAAGAGGTCCCACCTTTAGTTTTATCACGGCTTACACATATTAGAAATTACGTTTAACTAATGTTCATAGAGGCATAATTTCACATCCGCTGAAGGATGTTTGtgatttaatttcaaaacaatttttattatCTCTGAAATCTAACAActcatataataataataataattattattattattattattattaataataataataattattattacatacaAACCTGAAATTGAGAGGTAATAGTAATACCAGGGTcagaaaaaagtacaaagtgtTATTACTAGTGTTATTAAGTGTTATTACTATGATCatgagattttagtttttaatcaaTTACTAAAGTTGTCTTCAGATGTGAACTTTTGTatcatattaaaaataactCAAGGATTTACCtgtgtatctgtattttttctaTTGAGAAGGCAAAAATACTAAAGTGTTATAATGAAGCATAAATACTAGTCATAGCTCATAATGTAACTAGAAAATGAGATGAACTGCCGAAAATAATTGCATGTTGATTATATGTGTATCTGACCAGGGGACTGATTCTCAAATCTTGACATTAGTGAGAATATGAGACTTTGAATGATACATAATAGGATACATACAGGATGAAGTGTTACTCAATATAATGTGACACTGAGAATTTAAAGCGaattttaacaggaaaaaaaaatacattttgctttcAACAATTTGTTACTTGTTTGCTGATTTTTCGTTGTTACAGAGATGAGCAAACAGGAGACGGTCCCTTATCTGACGCAAAAACAGGTGCAGAAATACCTACAGTTGGCAATTTTTTTGGATGATtccaagtcactgaacccctaaaagcccattcccctccccagttGTCCAGTGTCGGTACCAAGCCCTGTAgaagttggggagggttgcgtgaggaagggcatccggcgtaaaaactgtaccaaatcaacatgcggccaatgatccgctgtggcgaccctgaaactcacgggataagccgaaaggacaaaaaataaaacaaatcctaGTAAAATAACATATTTCATAGTGATGTTTTACGCAGACTACCCAGACTTTATAGATGTCGTTAATTAACTTTTGGAGGTTTTATATTTTGGTGAACTTGACAGAGATCACGTTTCGGAgagtgtgttttaatttgttagtACATTGTTGACATTCAAAATCTTTTTAATGAAGTAGAGTGTGTTTTGTTGATGGCGAAATAAAGTCGTTTACTATAATTTACCGCGACACTGCTGTACAGCGTGTTAATGGAAAACAACTTAAGGAACTTTGAGCTGCAGCAGTTtggtttaattatgttttaaacagaaacagcatCGATCAGCGTGAAACGATCAAAGTATTTTCTACACCGATAATTGGCTACATTTTCACAGCGGCTGGAGTTCATTACTGTTAAAGTTGTAGAAGGAAACGATGATTCTCCAGGAAGCAGAAGTTACATAAATACGACAAAGTAGAGTCAATGCTTCGCTTGTAGCGAAGATTAACGATATACAAGCTTTATGATGTTATCATGAAGGTGGGACAAcatcaaatgaaaacatttacttttcacCAAGCAAACATTAATGTTGtggtaaaacaaacacatccaaTAGGTGACTGAGCACCCAAATTCAGGGCAAGAGAAGAACAATCTCGCCTTATTATCATTAATTTACATACTACataagacatttttatgttaaacaGACTGACACCAATGAAACGGACAAACCATTGTTACAGTTAAGAGTCATGTTTATTTACATCAGAATCCTGAACGAGGAAGGGAAGAAGAGGGAAGAGTTAAAAGTAGACAAACTCTTTTAGATCAAGCTCTCCAGGGTTCATGTTTCACTACAcagttcttattttattttattcaccatTGCTCTATACAGAATCCATTCATTCAAAATATTAATGCACCAGCAGAGCTGGGGTCCTCTGCTGGAGGGGAGAAGAGgtggaaagaaaaactgaaaaactaaaacactacCAAAAAACGGAACAAAccaaccccccccaaaaaaaaaaaaaaaaaaaaaatacctgtaCAAACGGGGGTGGGGGTCAattttctataaaaacaaatgttttgtcatcACCATGATAGTCATcagttatttatatatgtatatacacactcacgtgtgtgtatgtgtacatatgtatatatgagtgtgtgtgtgtgtgtgtgtgtgtgtgtgtgtgtgtgtgtgtgtgtgtgtatatatacacatatacacacacacgtatataaATCTATATTTTCTTGCCATGTTCATGAAGAGGTGATGAGGGCTTGTGGTTCCACACCATTTGAGTTTAGACGACTGCTCTGAGCAGCAGGCTGGGCGTCTCAATCTGACACCATTCAGGTGAAAACATTCAGCCTGTGAATGAGTCAGAGGTCAGAGCTCCTCAAACAGTCTTTCTGACCTGTAGCCTTTGTACCACTCACTGACACAAGCTTATAGGTCCAGTGCCTTGGTGTCTGCAAGCAGTAGCCCAGTAGTCTAAGAAATGATACACTGTACATTTAACATGCACGGTCAGAtagataaaaaagtaaaaactaaataaaaagccAGCAAACTGTGTTGTTTCAGACTTCCTGCCGTACGCCCACGTTCACTTCTTTCAGTATACATAAGATAGTAACTGACAAGCACCACAAAACAGTAGatggacaaaaaagaaaaaagacttaAACTGTCAAGTACCAAATGAtgacagtaaaacaacctgGGGGTTAGCTTCAAATTCCATTTTGGATTCCTGAGGGGCATCAAGTGATTTTCTCCCCTCCCTAGGTCCAAAGtcagtctgacacacacacacacacacacacacttaaccaTCCACCCAGAGAAACCTTTTACCAGTTACTACATAGGAATCTAACCACAGTAAATCTTAAGATGCCACTGACCCTTATCCTTAGGCTTCAAATTCAAACTTCCACAATAGTCAGGTCTTCATCGATTGAGGtaacactgacatttacaaaGTTCGGTTAGTTTCTGGTCACTAATCTATTATCATCATGCTCAGACATTTATAGGCTCCTAAATGCTGAAATAAGATTTTAGTGTTTCCATGAgcataaatacatgtaaatgtaggATGTGCACAACAAAAAACTCTGTATAAAACCAATGACATATATTGTTGTTTCAGGATAAAAAGCAATATAGCATACCGCATAATtaattcaacattcatttatttgaaaacaaaaacactgttttacaATTTACACCTGCCCctaggaaaataaaagaaacttgAGAAAAGTAAATTTTGACCtgtgtttttgacagtttgatCCAACACACTAAGATCAATGGAAACCTGACTATTGTCACCGCTTTTAACAagtttatgatttaaaaataaacctagTAAAATAACTGTACACTCACCCGTTtggtctctctcactctctctctctctctctcacacacacacacacacacacacacacacactttaacactAGAGCAGGAAACTAACTTTATCATCACCAGCCGCTGATGAAGatgtagtttttgttgttttttctttcaaaaaaatcCATTAGTGACATTTTTTCATCACACGAGCCAACAAATTTCAGAAAAGCTCAGAATGATGGATGCCAAACGGTCGACTCGACACAGCTGCCAGACTGAATTTTAACACAATTTGGCCGTTGGCTGGCGTCAGTTTCCCACCCTAATCAACATGCTCCccgacacaaaaacaaactcaagATACTGCAAATACATGtgtacacatatatacaaataGAAGAAGCCCCTCAAACTCAGAGGATAGCTTAACAATTTATAATGCATCATTTTTGTATATGCCAAGAATAAaacttttctaaataaaatacataggTATCTGTGAGGGTGGGGACAGCAGatggacagagaggagggtggGACTTGCAGGGAGTGTCTGAGGAGGGTAGGAGCATTGGGTAGAAGCCATTGTGGAGAGATGATGGGACAAGAGGGGGAAGACTCTTCTCCTTTATTGTGTCGATGATCCAGGAACTGTCCTGTGGGACAGCAACACTCTGCCTCTTCTGTTTGTTTACAtccataataatattaataataataatgaccacaacaatgctaaaaaaatatatataaaccCCAGCCATGTCTCACAACCGCAAGTCCACAAAAAGGGTGTGGGCCTGGACTTCAAGTTCATCTTAGTCAGTGACAAACCAAAATGAGGGGGAAATTAGAAATGCCGAGAAAGAAGGAAAACGCAGAGAAGAGGCCTGACAAATGTAGTGGGCCATGAGAGGGAGGTGGTAAATGAGACCAACTAtagcagagaagaaaaagggaaaaaaaactaggAAGGGGGTAGAACAAAACAGCACAGGCAGGATGTGCTATAATTAAGAGggaataaacaaaaaagaggaagagaagatgAAACAGAGAGGATGTGAGGACCAAAGATGAGTTGCGTTGAGGCGTTGGGGTGTTGGGATCCACACACACTGGTGTCCTTTTGAGGGTTTTCACAGAAGATTGGCGGAAAGCATGAACAAGTGATGACAACATGGCCTCACTGTGAGTGTgccctctctccttccctctaaTTCAGGGGAAAGAATCCGCAGTCCTCCTTACGCTGGTCGTTTATCCCAGGGTGCATCATACCTCCAGGAAGCGGGAGCTGCTGGTCTTGGCATGAAAGGGCTCAGACCACATGCGCCGCAAATCCCCCTGTAGAGCAAAAACATGAGTGATGAGTCTTGGATCAGTGTTTCAAACTACATCTGATTAGGTCAGCCaagaaaacttttgttttacGTGTTGTTGAAAACAACAATCTGTGCACATATTCTTTTCTTGCTATATGTAAAGCTTGCTCTTATCTGTTTTTACACAGTTTATATGGGTCATTAATGACAAATTAGCAATTTAACAGCCTCCCCTATAAATAAATGGGTAAAAAGACTAGATTGTCTGAAGAGGGATGTAAAGAAACACATACAAGTAGGGGCCATTATTTGGTAGAGAACATTTGCTACTCCTAAGATACATGTCACGCACAAAGATCCAATTGtgacaagaaaacaagaaatatcTATCCCAACGAAATATCTAATCAGATGGGTGATTAGCTTGCAATCAGTATCTGTTACACAGGCCGAACAAGCGTGACAACAACTATTGTTGATTGGAAAGCAGGAATGACCCTTACCGTTCGAAATCAAGGCTCACTGCAAAAACACAGCCTATGCTTTTGTATGAAAGGGAAAACCCTGACTTCTACAGCATGGGTGAGAAAACTGAATTGAATCAAATCAACAACCAAAAACAGCTGGACTACTGAAAACTAAATGTGAAGATAAATTGTGTCCACAAATTAACCTGCAAAAATTATACTTTTTGGccaagaaatgtaaaagtgttgtttgcatttcctttaaaaagaggttcgttttcattttaaagtgttaCAAGTATTGCCATGCCACCTCCTCGGCATACCTTCAGGTAGGCCATAGTTAGCAGAGGCAGCAGGGTGAAGGGCACAAGGTAGAGCAGAGCGGGCTGAGCAGCACGGTGGATCCTGGAAGCCACAGTGGCAGTCAGCAGACCTGAGGACAGAGTCATATAGCATGTTCACTGTACAACAAAATACTGATAAGAGGAAAGATTGGAAATGTGATAACTAAAACATACATTCTAAAAACTGTTTGGTagtgcaacatacaaaaaatTGCACCCAAACTAAAATTATCAACTCCAAATAAACCTAATATATCCATCCATCGATCTATCCATCACTTGCTTACCCACAAAGTATCCGATGAGAGTGCAGTGGAAATAAGAGACACGCTGCATGCGTCCGGACATGTTACCAGGTCCCGGGACTTCCCCAGTTGCTTGCTTCTTATAGTTATCATAACGCAGGACAAAGCATAACAGCAGCCCGGGCATCACAATGTCTCCTATTCCCAGCATTGAGAAGTGACTTCCTGTGGAACTGGATGCATGGAAAAAAAGTAGAGATAGGTTAGAAATGCCAGAATGCAAAACTACTGGCTGCACAGAGCAAGTACCATTTTGCATTGCAATGAAAACAGTATACAACGAATAGAGACTTTTTAGGACAGCTCCACCTGTAAAGGGTCTTCTGTCACCCTCTGCTCCTACTAACAATTACAGACTTCCAGAATTGAGTGTAAAATGCCATTCACAATTTTCTAAACTCAACAATGTAAGTGGCAGATTTTTTGCTTTGCCCGAATGACAGTTCAAATTCCAAATACATTCAGCTTGTTATCCTACAAGACAGGGCAAGCAGCAAAACCTCACAAATGAGATTTTCTCTTATACGAATGTAGTTTTTTGTCAGTAACCAAAATCAGCCAATAGCATTTCAGAAACCAGAACGTGCAGAATAATTACAGAGTATACTACTGAATTAAGCTTATGtttcacagcaaaaacaaatagctGAGATAGAGCCACAGCAAATAAGTAAAAtcttaaattattaaatcaatataaaaaacaaaacaaaacactgcactcTTACCTGGGAAAGACCAGTTTGCCTGGCAGTGAAAGGCGTGGGACATCACGGCCCATACCTGGCCCAAGGTGGAGTTTCCGGGAAAGAACATCTATGGGGTTTTCAGCAGGTTGGGTGGCAACTTTGACCATAACATTACTATTGAAGATGTAAGCAGAGAAGAACACCTGGAGAAGTACAAGCAGGTAATGTAGACAATCCCACTTCCAAAATTAGGTTTTGTTATAACATATTTTGTCAGAAATaatattacacaaaaacaaaaatgaaatttctTGCCTTTGAGAAGCACCAACAATTTAATTTTCTATTGATAGGTCTAGcactaaattttaaatgtagaaatagTATAACctgatttattttcaaatagaCCAAGTCCTTATAGCATGAACCccaaacaaataataaagaaCAAAGATTCATTCAGTTAATGTTTGTCGATTATAAGGCTGTGAACATTACTGGTGTCAGTGGGGAAATAACACTGAAGGCAGTGTGGTGGCAGGTTGCTAGGAGCCCAATATGAGAAAGATGTAagcaattacaaaaaatgtcatcacagacagaaaaacatcagtgtgagtgaacatgttttttttccccctctgttaCATATAACATTTCCTGCTGAGAGGAAAACCAGAGAAAAGGTCCTGCAGCAACTATCACAACAAACATTATATtatcagaataaaataaaaaatatatctgAAACCACAAAGTGCCCATGTGAGCACTACTACCCTTACATCAAGATCTAAACTCCAGTGGTTTCatggacagaaaacacaaactgcaattCCAGATTAGGCCTTCAGCACTTAAACAACTGATTCACATCTTCATATTAAGATAATTTATgaactgcttttgtgttttagtaCTGCTACAAAATAGGTGTGGATACAGGTGTGGCTAATATACCCCAGTTTTTCAATCAGTcccagagaaagacagacaagtttttttttagtttcttaaATACAATAATGATACTCAGCCTAGTTTTCATCAAGGAGGTTATATAATCATAACATTTATTGATAAAGGTATAACATTTCTAGACACTGTATTATGAAGTGTCCTCATTTGGATTTCTGCTGTAACCCATCGCATGTTCTTGTGTGAGAGCTGTGATGCTCTTAGGCATTGAGTATTTCTTACCCAGAACACATCATAAATGAGCAGCCCTGAAAGCAGCAGGCAAGACACCTTCAGACTCGGAAGCCGCACGAAGGCTATCATAGCGACACACAAACCCATGGCCAGAGCTGCGGAGAggagaaacacattttagttaaaaactgttttacatgTTAGCGTGAAACTAGGGGGAACAGCAACGCAGGACATGAAATTACTTTAAGGGCGTATGTAACATCTTAATAGATGGCttataactttattttgttttctctgtgtccaGGTCTTTTCTTGGGCTCATTATTTGTGATGACATCTTGCTGCATGTCTGTGGCCCGCATTGttccattaaacattaaatagaCTGCCAATAAGATGTTTCAAATTACTGAAGTAAGCGGAGTCAAACCCAGGAACTGCACGCACCCACCCACACATTTTTCTCGGCTTCATCAGTAATTCATTAAGTGTTCAACTTTGATCGAGTTAAATTCTTGTTTTATATAGCAGCTGACTGAGTGTATTCTTCCTGTGGTACCGTGCAGGACGCCGCAGACA from the Channa argus isolate prfri chromosome 18, Channa argus male v1.0, whole genome shotgun sequence genome contains:
- the sppl3 gene encoding signal peptide peptidase-like 3, which codes for MAEQGYSSWAYSLVDSSQVSTFLISILLIVYGSFRSLNMDCENQEKDKDGNPSTTGSFNNNNTNNSIQTIDSTQALFLPIGASVSLLVMFFFFDSVQVVFTICTAVLATIAFAFLLLPMCQYLTRPCAPQNKISFGCCGRFTLAELLSFSLSVMLVLIWVLTGHWLLMDALAMGLCVAMIAFVRLPSLKVSCLLLSGLLIYDVFWVFFSAYIFNSNVMVKVATQPAENPIDVLSRKLHLGPGMGRDVPRLSLPGKLVFPSSTGSHFSMLGIGDIVMPGLLLCFVLRYDNYKKQATGEVPGPGNMSGRMQRVSYFHCTLIGYFVGLLTATVASRIHRAAQPALLYLVPFTLLPLLTMAYLKGDLRRMWSEPFHAKTSSSRFLEV